CACCTGGGGCCCGTTGCCGTGGGTCAGCACCACCTCATGCCCGTCGCGGACCAGCCGGGCGATCTGCGCCGAGGTCGCCCTCAGGTTCCCCATCTGGTCCTCCAGAGTGGCCTTCTGGCCCCTCCCCAGGATGGCATTGCCCCCCACGGCCACCAGTATGGTCGTCATCTTTCCCTCGGCCTCAACCCCATCTCTCCTGCGGGGATATTTAGACTATCGCCGGCGATGGCCCGGACCGGCGGAACGCAATCGAAAACACTATCGTGGGTGAGAGGATACGGAAGTCGAGCGAAGGTCCTTTAGCATAGACATGCGGCCCCAGCGGGGCGGTCCGGACCTCACAAATCAACGAACAGGTGAATGAATTGGGAGAGCTTATACTGGCCGCATCGGAAGAACCGCGGAAGCTGAGCGTCATGCTCCTCGACGAGGTGGACGAGAAGATGCTCAAGGCGAACAAGAAGGTCCGCAAGGAGAAAGAGATAGCGGAGCGCAGCTTGAGGGACGAGACGATCATCGAGGTGCCTGCCGGGAAGAGGATCAGGATCGTAATGACCTCCTCCAAGGAACGAAAGGCCAAGTGACGCCGCCAGGGCAGGCCATTCCTGCCTGACGGACATGGTCGAAAGCGAGGGCACAAGATTTAAAGCCAGCATTGCCATGCCGAGCGATGATGTCATCGCCTGACGACCTCAAGAGCCGCTTCAACAGGTTCCGGGAGAAGAAGTACGCTCTCCCCCTTGCGCTGCTGCTCACTTTCATCGTATGTTCTGTGCTGCTGATGTACTCGGCCAACCTGTGCTTCGGGTACTTGCTCGTGGCAGTGGTCGCCTACTATCTGCCCTACTATTTCGGGCTGAAGGACCGCAGGAAGCTGGCGGTCTTCGGCGCGGTGCTGATGGTCGCCATCGCCATTCCGTTCGGGCTGATGATCGCTTCCGACTACCAGGGGTTCGAAGGCTCGACGGTGAGTACCGACGACCGATCCATGTTCGACGGCGGCGTCACTCCGTTCAGCGACGTGGACGGCAGGACCCACAATTACACTGTCACCGTCAGCGACCCGGCGATAACCAACGTTTCGGTCGCCATCAACGATTGGTGGACGAACACGAACATCAACTCACCGAACTTCAATTACACCATGACCCAGTACGTGGACGTGGAGGGAGGCCGTCAGTTCTACCTGGAGGTCCAGCTGCCCGAGCAATCCATGTACGCATTCCACTTCAGCGCGCTCAACGGCACCGAGTGGATAAGGACCGACGTGACCGTCGGGCCCATCGACATGCCCTCCGGCGATTTCTACACGAAGATCATCACGGGGACCATCCTGAGCACATTCATGACGGTGGGCATCCTGTTCTACCTGCTGCTGGTCCTGACCTGGTTCGCCGATAGGTCCAGGAAGAAGGCCATTGAGATGCAGAAGAACATGAACTTCCCGCCGGCCGGAGATCAGAAGAGCAAGGAGAAGTTCATATGCTCGGAATGCCGGGCAGAGGTGCCTGCCGATGCCAAGACCTGCCCGCAGTGCGGAGAAAGGTTCGACGACGAGCCTGAAGCCCCTGCCGCGGCCGCCAAGGAGGATGAGTATTACTGCACCGACTGCGGCGCCACCGTCCAGGAGTCGGACACAGTATGCCCGAACTGCGGGAAGAAGTTCGAGGACTGAGCCGTTCTTCGGACATCTCCCCTAAACCCTTTTAAACTTCATTCAAATTTGAGGTAATGGGATGCCCTCAACAGCCATAGCCAATAAGCTGGCCAAGAGCCAAAAGGAGATATCTGTCTCCGAGTTCTTCGAGAAGAACCGCCAGATCCTGGGATTCGATTCCCCGATCAAGAGCCTCATCATGGGGGTCAAGGAGGCGGTGGATAACGCCCTCGACGCCTGCGAGGAGGCGCAGATCCTGCCCGACATAGTCGTCAAGATCGACCGGGTGGACCAGAAGGAGTTCCGGGTGACCGTCGAAGATAACGGCCCCGGTATAGTCCCGTCGTCCATGCCCAACGTGTTCGGGCGCCTGCTGTACGGCTCCCGGTTCCACGCCGTCCGCCAATCCAGAGGGCAGCAGGGCATCGGGATCTCGGCCACCATCATGTTCGGCCAGATCACTACGGGAAAGGCCGCGACCGCCCGCTCCAAGGTGGAGGGGGCCGAGGCGGCCAAGGAGATCGACATCATTATCGACACCAAGAAGAACGCCCCGGTAATTCTGAGAGAGTCCTACACCCCCTGGGACGAGAAGCCCCACGGCACCAGGGTGGAGTACTACATGAACGGGAGGTACGTTACCGGAAAGCAGTCCGTGCTGGAGTACCTCCGGCAGACCGCCATCGTCAACCCCCACGCCACCGTCACGTTCATAGACCCTGATGGGAAGAGGTACGTGTTCGAGCGGGCCACCGAGCAGATGCCCCCGCCCACCAAGGAGATCAAGCCACATCCTGACGGCATCGAGCTGGGCACCTTGATGAACATGATCAAATCCACCAAGGAGAAGAGCCTGGTCAAGTTCCTGCAGAACGACTTCAACCGCGTCTCCGAGCGCGTGGCCAAGGAGATCTGCGCGGCCGCAGCCATGCCCGAGACCACCCGGCCGTCGAACCTGTCGCTGGAATCATCCAAGCAGCTGCTGGAGGGCATCGGCAAGGTCAAGATCATGGCCCCCCAGGTCGATTGCCTTTCTCCGATCGGCGAGAGCCTCATACGGAAAGGGCTGAAGCATGTTCTGCTGGATCTAAAGCCGGAGTTCTATGCGCCCCCCGTCACCAGGGAGCCGAAGGTGCACTCCGGGAACCCGTTCCTGATCGAGGTCGGCATCGTGTACGGCGGCGACCTCCCCGGGGACCAGCAGGTGCAGATACTTCGGTTCGCCAATCGCGTGCCCCTGCTGTACCAGCAAGGGGCCTGCGTGGTCACCAAGGCTATCGAGAGCACCGACTGGAGGAGGTACGGCCTGGAACAGAGAGGGGGCTCCGGCATACCGTTCGGGCCGGCCATCATACTGGTGCACGTAGCCTCGACCAAGATCCCGTTCACCTCCGAGGCCAAGGAGGCCATCTCCTCTATACCATCAATACAAGAGGAGATCGAGCTCGCCCTCAAGGCCTGCGGACGGAGCCTGCGGACGCACCTCAACAAGAAGGAGCGGAAGGGGAAGACCAGGGCCAAGTTCGAGATCGTCCAGGTCATCATCCCCCTCATCGCCGAGAAGACCTCCCAGATCGTGGGGAAGCCGGTGCCGGACCTGCGGGGCACCATCACCAAGATCATGAACGTGGTGTGGATCGACGACGCGGTCACCTACGAGAAGGGGCGCCACAAGGTCAAGGTGTCCATTTACAACTACACCCCCAAGCAGCAGAAGTTCAAGCTGCACACCGTGCTGCCCAAGGGCGCGCTGGACCTCGGCACCTGCTCCATCAAGCCCTCCGAGATCAAGGAGGACGACAAGATCACCTGGGAGCTGCCCAAGATCGTCTCCACCGGCATCCTCGACCTCACCTTCGACCTCAATGGGCTGGACCAGGAAGCGTTCGAGGAGACCGAGATGTACATCTCCGGGATCAACCCAGTGGACGTCATGGGCGCCGATCCCCTGCCCGGGGACTGGGACCTGCAAGGGGTCAATTTCACCGAGACCGAGGCGGTCCCCGAGGCCAAGGAAGAGGAGGAAGAGGAGCCGGACTACGACGAGGAGGGAGAGGAACTCAATGAAGAGTAATCAGCGCAACACCGAGGCCGTCAAGCGGCTCTACTCCATATCCGAGGACATCTACGACCAGCTCGACCAGGGCAAGGTGCCCAAGATGGTCCTTCCTCTCAGGACCAAGTCGAACATCAAGTTCGACCCCAAGACCCAGGTCTGGAAGTACGGCGGGGAGAAGGGCGCCAGGACCGCCAAGAAGGTCAAGGGCGCCATGATGCTGCTCCGCACCTCCTACATGCTCGAGCTTATCCAGGATATGATCGAGAACAACAAGTCCTCCACCTTGAGAGAAGCGTACTACATCTCCGAGGGGTGGGGCAAGGCCAAGTTCCATTCCCAGGACGAGTCGAACCTTCTCGCCGAGGACCTGGAGATCGTCACCCAGTGCCTTCGGGAGGACTTCAAGCTG
The window above is part of the Methanomassiliicoccus luminyensis B10 genome. Proteins encoded here:
- a CDS encoding DNA topoisomerase VI subunit B; amino-acid sequence: MPSTAIANKLAKSQKEISVSEFFEKNRQILGFDSPIKSLIMGVKEAVDNALDACEEAQILPDIVVKIDRVDQKEFRVTVEDNGPGIVPSSMPNVFGRLLYGSRFHAVRQSRGQQGIGISATIMFGQITTGKAATARSKVEGAEAAKEIDIIIDTKKNAPVILRESYTPWDEKPHGTRVEYYMNGRYVTGKQSVLEYLRQTAIVNPHATVTFIDPDGKRYVFERATEQMPPPTKEIKPHPDGIELGTLMNMIKSTKEKSLVKFLQNDFNRVSERVAKEICAAAAMPETTRPSNLSLESSKQLLEGIGKVKIMAPQVDCLSPIGESLIRKGLKHVLLDLKPEFYAPPVTREPKVHSGNPFLIEVGIVYGGDLPGDQQVQILRFANRVPLLYQQGACVVTKAIESTDWRRYGLEQRGGSGIPFGPAIILVHVASTKIPFTSEAKEAISSIPSIQEEIELALKACGRSLRTHLNKKERKGKTRAKFEIVQVIIPLIAEKTSQIVGKPVPDLRGTITKIMNVVWIDDAVTYEKGRHKVKVSIYNYTPKQQKFKLHTVLPKGALDLGTCSIKPSEIKEDDKITWELPKIVSTGILDLTFDLNGLDQEAFEETEMYISGINPVDVMGADPLPGDWDLQGVNFTETEAVPEAKEEEEEEPDYDEEGEELNEE
- a CDS encoding zinc ribbon domain-containing protein, producing the protein MSSPDDLKSRFNRFREKKYALPLALLLTFIVCSVLLMYSANLCFGYLLVAVVAYYLPYYFGLKDRRKLAVFGAVLMVAIAIPFGLMIASDYQGFEGSTVSTDDRSMFDGGVTPFSDVDGRTHNYTVTVSDPAITNVSVAINDWWTNTNINSPNFNYTMTQYVDVEGGRQFYLEVQLPEQSMYAFHFSALNGTEWIRTDVTVGPIDMPSGDFYTKIITGTILSTFMTVGILFYLLLVLTWFADRSRKKAIEMQKNMNFPPAGDQKSKEKFICSECRAEVPADAKTCPQCGERFDDEPEAPAAAAKEDEYYCTDCGATVQESDTVCPNCGKKFED